Proteins from a single region of Spodoptera frugiperda isolate SF20-4 chromosome 8, AGI-APGP_CSIRO_Sfru_2.0, whole genome shotgun sequence:
- the LOC118275310 gene encoding uncharacterized protein LOC118275310 — MVFVRVNTFLTCVCLVTVASCLQRLGPDYVDSDDEEEVQLEEPNNRKRKSSDGTTGDEKRLRRSGKQIPASWISPTDLAEAGPSSYTHTAAHPQQSQPTSLSPVVSVQQDTIDQVLADLSDFSQLEKSDNDQLAPPVTECQSPAQYPSSLPGGSEQQQPEQQRPTSPRVHPYLLRGILAKLGYYSQLETSDNDQLVPPVTEYQSQDQYFAPQRYSDCDLQPTEQLQQQPTSPPVQPDLLEVEADLGLSSQLETSDNDQLAAPVTESPSQDQYFAPQQYLLPSSLPGGSEQQQPEQQQLRGILAYLGYYSSEPEPSLANQLAQPVTEYQSPAQYFAPQQCLLPSSLPGGSEQQQTEQLQQQQQQQPDLLEVSADLGYYSSELEPSPLYHQSQSYFYHHQNRYS; from the exons ATGGTTTTTGTTCGAGTAAATACATTTCTAACATGTGTGTGTCTTGTTACAGTTGCCAGTTGTCTCCAGCGGTTGGGCCCGGACTATGTTGATAGTGATGATGAGGAGGAGGTGCAACTAGAAGAGCCCAAT aaTCGCAAACGTAAATCATCAGATGGGACGACTGGTGATGAAAAACGTTTGCGGCGCAGTGGAAAGCAAATCCCAGCCAGTTGGATCTCACCCACTGACCTGGCTGAAGCTGGACCTTCTTCCTACACCCACACTGCAGCTCATCCACAGCAGTCACAACCAACATCACTATCACCGGTGGTGAGCGTACAGCAAGATACGATAGATCAAGTCttagctgacttgagtgatttCT cACAACTGGAGAAGTCAGATAACGATCAACTGGCACCGCCAGTAACAGAGTGCCAGTCGCCGGCCCAGTATCCATCGTCACTACCTGGTGGTAGTGAGCAGCAGCAGCCAGAACAGCAACGACCTACCTCGCCAAGAGTACATCCATATTTGCTTAGAGGTATCTTAGCTAAGTTAGGTTATTACT cACAACTGGAGACGTCAGATAACGATCAACTAGTACCGCCAGTAACAGAGTACCAGTCACAGGACCAGTACTTCGCTCCTCAACGCTATAGTGATTGTGACCTGCAGCCGACAGAACAGCTTCAGCAACAACCGACTTCACCACCGGTACAGCCAGATTTACTTGAAGTCGAAGCTGACTTAGGTCTTTCCT CACAACTGGAGACGTCAGATAACGATCAACTGGCAGCGCCTGTAACAGAGTCCCCGTCACAGGACCAGTACTTCGCTCCTCAACAATACTTGCTTCCATCGTCACTACCTGGTGGTAGTGAGCAGCAGCAGCCAGAACAGCAACAACTTAGAGGTATCTTAGCATACTTAGGTTATTACT CATCAGAGCCGGAGCCGTCACTGGCCAATCAACTCGCACAGCCAGTAACAGAGTACCAGTCGCCGGCCCAGTACTTTGCTCCTCAACAATGCTTGCTTCCATCTTCACTACCTGGTGGTAGTGAGCAGCAGCAGACAGAACAGCTTCAGCAACAACAGCAGCAGCAGCCAGATTTACTTGAAGTCTCAGCTGACTTAGGTTATTACT catCAGAGCTGGAGCCGTCACCATTGTACCACCAGAGTCAGTCGTACTTCTACCACCATCAGAATCGCTACAGCTAG
- the LOC118275323 gene encoding uncharacterized protein LOC118275323, with product MESGKKNLEKGQNQEPAPAPAPVPKPSTSKGSSTGSKAPRPRRGRPTGANRTPLSLEERRARNAQYERERREDLAQAQAELAEAAGCDPNVSEADLLAFVVNKLSADKLEVKQSIEEYRRLNAKLEAQIASCLQRLGPDYVDSDDEEEVQLEEPNGRKRKSSDETVGDEKRLRRSGKQIPASWISPTDLAEAGPSSYTHTAAHPQQSQPTSLSPVVSVQQDTIEQVLADLSDFSQLETSDNDQLAPPVTECQSPAQYPSSLPGGSEQQQPEQQRPTSPRVHPYLLRGILAKLGYYSQLETSDNDQLVPPVTEYQSQDQYFAPQRYSDCDLQPTEQLQQQPTSPPVQPDLLEVEADLGLSSQLETSDNDQLAAPVTESPSQDQYFAPQQYLLPSSLPGGSEQQQPEQQQLRGILAYLGYYSSEPEPSLANQLAQPVTEYQSPAQYFAPQQCLLPSSLPGGSEQQQTEQLQQQQQQQPDLLEVSADLGYYSSELEPSPLYHQSQSYFYHHQNRYS from the exons ATGGAGTCAGGAAAGAAGAATTTGGAGAAG GGCCAGAACCAGGAACCTGCACCTGCACCTGCACCTGTACCTAAACCTTCGACATCGAAAGGTTCAAGTACAGGTTCCAAAGCGCCCAGGCCGAGGCGCGGCAGACCAACCGGTGCAAACCGGACCCCTCTCTCCCTG GAAGAACGGCGCGCAAGAAATGCGCAGTACGAAAGGGAGAGGAGGGAGGATTTAGCCCAGGCCCAGGCTGAGCTAGCTGAGGCCGCTGGGTGCGACCCAAAT gtatcGGAGGCCGACTTGTTGGCATTTGTAGTGAATAAGTTGAGTGCAGACAAATTAGAAGTAAAGCAGAGCATTGAAGAATACAGGCGGTTAAACGCCAAGTTGGAGGCACAGA TTGCCAGTTGTCTCCAGCGGTTGGGCCCGGACTATGTTGATAGTGATGATGAGGAGGAGGTGCAGCTAGAAGAGCCCAAT ggTCGCAAACGTAAATCATCAGATGAGACGGTTGGTGATGAAAAACGTTTGCGGCGCAGTGGGAAGCAAATCCCAGCCAGTTGGATCTCACCCACTGACCTGGCTGAAGCTGGGCCTTCTTCCTACACCCACACTGCAGCTCATCCACAGCAGTCACAACCAACATCACTATCACCGGTGGTGAGCGTACAGCAAGATACGATAGAGCAAGTCttagctgacttgagtgatttCT cACAACTGGAGACGTCAGATAACGATCAACTGGCACCGCCAGTAACAGAGTGCCAGTCGCCGGCCCAGTATCCATCGTCACTACCTGGTGGTAGTGAGCAGCAGCAGCCAGAACAGCAACGACCTACCTCGCCAAGAGTACATCCATATTTGCTTAGAGGTATCTTAGCTAAGTTAGGTTATTACT cACAACTGGAGACGTCAGATAACGATCAACTAGTACCGCCAGTAACAGAGTACCAGTCACAGGACCAGTACTTCGCTCCTCAACGCTATAGTGATTGTGACCTGCAGCCGACAGAACAGCTTCAGCAACAACCGACTTCACCACCGGTACAGCCAGATTTACTTGAAGTCGAAGCTGACTTAGGTCTTTCCT CACAACTGGAGACGTCAGATAACGATCAACTGGCAGCGCCTGTAACAGAGTCCCCGTCACAGGACCAGTACTTCGCTCCTCAACAATACTTGCTTCCATCGTCACTACCTGGTGGTAGTGAGCAGCAGCAGCCAGAACAGCAACAACTTAGAGGTATCTTAGCATACTTAGGTTATTACT CATCAGAGCCGGAGCCGTCACTGGCCAATCAACTCGCACAGCCAGTAACAGAGTACCAGTCGCCGGCCCAGTACTTTGCTCCTCAACAATGCTTGCTTCCATCTTCACTACCTGGTGGTAGTGAGCAGCAGCAGACAGAACAGCTTCAGCAACAACAGCAGCAGCAGCCAGATTTACTTGAAGTCTCAGCTGACTTAGGTTATTACT catCAGAGCTGGAGCCGTCACCATTGTACCACCAGAGTCAGTCGTACTTCTACCACCATCAGAATCGCTACAGCTAG
- the LOC126910977 gene encoding uncharacterized protein LOC126910977, with translation MSIVVTFTSDNECQSPAQYPSSLPGGSEQQQPEQQRPTSPRVHPYLLRGILAKLGYYSQLETSDNDQLVPPVTEYQSQDQYFAPQRYSDCDLQPTEQLQQQPTSPPVQPDLLEVEADLGLSSQVETSDNDQLAPPVTESPSQDQYFAPQQYLLPSSLPGGSEQQQPEQQQLRGILAYLGYYSSEPEPSLANQLAQPVTEYQSPAQYFAPQQCLLPSSLPGGSEQQQTEQLQQQQQQQPDLLEVSADLGYYSSELEPSPLYHQSQSYFYHHQNRYS, from the exons ATGTCTATTGTGGTGACATTT ACGTCAGATAACGAGTGCCAGTCGCCGGCCCAGTATCCATCGTCACTACCTGGTGGTAGTGAGCAGCAGCAGCCAGAACAGCAACGACCAACCTCACCAAGAGTACATCCATATTTGCTTAGAGGTATCTTAGCTAAGTTAGGTTATTACT cACAACTGGAGACGTCAGATAACGATCAACTAGTACCGCCAGTAACAGAGTACCAGTCACAGGACCAGTACTTCGCTCCTCAACGCTATAGTGATTGTGACCTGCAGCCGACAGAACAGCTTCAGCAACAACCGACTTCACCACCGGTACAGCCAGATTTACTTGAAGTCGAAGCTGACTTAGGTCTTTCCT CACAAGTGGAGACGTCAGATAACGATCAACTGGCACCGCCAGTAACAGAGTCCCCGTCACAGGACCAGTACTTCGCTCCTCAACAATACTTGCTTCCATCGTCACTACCTGGTGGTAGTGAGCAGCAGCAGCCAGAACAGCAACAACTTAGAGGTATCTTAGCATACTTAGGTTATTACT catCAGAGCCGGAGCCGTCACTGGCCAATCAACTCGCACAGCCAGTAACAGAGTACCAGTCGCCGGCCCAGTACTTTGCTCCTCAACAATGCTTGCTTCCATCTTCACTACCTGGTGGTAGTGAGCAGCAGCAGACAGAACAGCTTCAGCAACAACAGCAGCAGCAGCCAGATTTACTTGAAGTCTCAGCTGACTTAGGTTATTACT catCAGAGCTGGAGCCGTCACCATTGTACCACCAGAGTCAGTCGTACTTCTACCACCATCAGAATCGCTACAGCTAG